From Domibacillus sp. DTU_2020_1001157_1_SI_ALB_TIR_016, a single genomic window includes:
- the yhbY gene encoding ribosome assembly RNA-binding protein YhbY — protein MLTGKQKRFLRAEAHHLDPIFQVGKGGVNENMTTQIAEALEVRELIKVSILQNNEDDKHEVAEALAKGAKAELVQLIGHTVVLYKESKENKKIVLPR, from the coding sequence ATGCTGACAGGAAAACAAAAACGATTTTTACGAGCAGAGGCTCATCACCTAGACCCAATTTTTCAAGTAGGTAAAGGCGGCGTTAATGAAAACATGACAACGCAAATTGCCGAAGCACTTGAAGTGCGCGAGTTAATCAAGGTGAGTATTTTACAAAATAATGAAGATGATAAACATGAGGTGGCAGAAGCACTGGCCAAGGGGGCAAAAGCAGAGCTTGTTCAGTTGATCGGCCACACAGTGGTATTATATAAAGAATCAAAAGAAAACAAAAAAATCGTTCTGCCGCGATGA
- a CDS encoding nicotinate-nucleotide adenylyltransferase, producing MKKVGILGGTFNPPHVGHLIAANEALHALDLDEIRFMPNSLPPHKKLAGHVDDEHRLRMTELAIEGNDCFRIETIEIQRAGVSYTIDTMRELIKREPETSFYFIIGADMIEYLPKWRDIDELSRLVTFVGVKRPGYSTETPYPVLLIDTPEIHLSSTVLREKAASNKTLHYLMPETVIRYIKENSLYGA from the coding sequence ATGAAAAAAGTGGGTATTTTAGGCGGAACCTTTAACCCGCCGCATGTTGGCCATTTAATTGCAGCCAATGAGGCCCTGCATGCGCTCGATCTGGATGAAATCCGTTTTATGCCCAATTCACTTCCGCCGCATAAAAAGCTTGCTGGCCATGTGGACGATGAACACCGTCTTCGTATGACAGAGCTTGCCATTGAAGGAAATGACTGCTTTCGGATTGAAACGATTGAAATCCAGCGTGCAGGGGTATCGTATACGATTGATACAATGCGGGAATTGATAAAGCGAGAACCTGAAACATCATTTTATTTTATAATTGGCGCGGACATGATTGAATATTTACCGAAATGGCGTGACATTGATGAATTAAGCCGGCTTGTCACCTTTGTTGGAGTCAAGCGGCCGGGCTATTCAACAGAAACGCCTTACCCGGTGTTATTAATTGATACGCCGGAAATTCATTTGTCATCAACGGTTCTCCGGGAAAAAGCAGCGTCAAACAAAACGCTTCATTATCTTATGCCGGAAACGGTCATTCGGTATATAAAGGAGAACAGCTTATATGGAGCGTAG